Proteins encoded by one window of Mustela erminea isolate mMusErm1 chromosome 5, mMusErm1.Pri, whole genome shotgun sequence:
- the COMMD4 gene encoding COMM domain-containing protein 4 isoform X5 — protein sequence MRFRFCGDLDCPDWVLAEISTLAKISSVKLRLLCSQVLKELLGQGIDYEKILKLTADARFESGDVKATVAVLSFILSSAAKHSVDGESLSSELQQLGLPKEHAASLCRCYEEKQSPLQEHLRACSLRASLTWDSQMLGVSYREAAWSAVHLSKHSDKSRV from the exons ATG AGGTTCCGGTTCTGTGGTGATCTGGACTGTCCTGACTGGGTCCTGGCGGAGATCAGCACGCTGGCCAAGATT TCCTCCGTGAAGCTGAGGTTGCTGTGTAGCCAGGTGCTGAAGGAGCTTCTGGGACAGGGGATTGAC TACGAGAAGATCCTGAAGCTCACCGCTGATGCCAGGTTTG AGTCGGGCGATGTCAAGGCCACGGTGGCAGTGCTGAGTTTCATCCTCTCCAGTGCGGCCAAGCATAGCGTGGATGGCGAGTCCTTGTCTAGTGAACTGCAGCAGCTGGGGCTCCCCAAAG AGCACGCGGCCAGCCTGTGTCGCTGTTATGAGGAGAAGCAAAGCCCGCTACAGGAGCATCTGCGGGCCTGCAGCCTGCGTG CCTCACTGACGTGGGACAGCCAGATGTTGGGTGTCTCCTACAGAGAAGCAGCTTGGAGTGCAGTGCATCTGAGTAAACATTCGGACAAATCCAGAGTGTGA
- the COMMD4 gene encoding COMM domain-containing protein 4 isoform X3, giving the protein MRFRFCGDLDCPDWVLAEISTLAKISSVKLRLLCSQVLKELLGQGIDYEKILKLTADARFEHAASLCRCYEEKQSPLQEHLRACSLRVNRLAGVGWRVDYTLSSSLLRAVAEPMVHLKLEVAAASGAAAQPVAMSLSADKFQVLLAGETQLSLEGEGAFPDPTGLPPTCSPLPSAELKQAQTLMSSLA; this is encoded by the exons ATG AGGTTCCGGTTCTGTGGTGATCTGGACTGTCCTGACTGGGTCCTGGCGGAGATCAGCACGCTGGCCAAGATT TCCTCCGTGAAGCTGAGGTTGCTGTGTAGCCAGGTGCTGAAGGAGCTTCTGGGACAGGGGATTGAC TACGAGAAGATCCTGAAGCTCACCGCTGATGCCAGGTTTG AGCACGCGGCCAGCCTGTGTCGCTGTTATGAGGAGAAGCAAAGCCCGCTACAGGAGCATCTGCGGGCCTGCAGCCTGCGTG TGAACAGGCTGGCAGGTGTGGGCTGGCGGGTGGACTACACCCTGAGCTCCAGCTTGCTTCGGGCTGTGGCAGAGCCCATGGTGCACCTGAAGCTGGAGGTGGCAGCTGCCTCGGGTGCCGCAGCCCAGCCTGTGGCCATGTCGCTCTCAGCTGACAAGTTCCAGGTCCTCCTTGCAGGTGAGACTCAGCTGTCCCTGGAAGGGGAAGGGGCCTTCCCAGATCCCACCGGACTGCCACCCACCTGCTCACCTCTTCCCTCTGCAGAACTGAAGCAGGCTCAGACCCTGATGAGTTCCCTGGCCTGA
- the COMMD4 gene encoding COMM domain-containing protein 4 isoform X4, which translates to MRFRFCGDLDCPDWVLAEISTLAKISSVKLRLLCSQVLKELLGQGIDYEKILKLTADARFESGDVKATVAVLSFILSSAAKHSVDGESLSSELQQLGLPKEHAASLCRCYEEKQSPLQEHLRACSLRGETQLSLEGEGAFPDPTGLPPTCSPLPSAELKQAQTLMSSLA; encoded by the exons ATG AGGTTCCGGTTCTGTGGTGATCTGGACTGTCCTGACTGGGTCCTGGCGGAGATCAGCACGCTGGCCAAGATT TCCTCCGTGAAGCTGAGGTTGCTGTGTAGCCAGGTGCTGAAGGAGCTTCTGGGACAGGGGATTGAC TACGAGAAGATCCTGAAGCTCACCGCTGATGCCAGGTTTG AGTCGGGCGATGTCAAGGCCACGGTGGCAGTGCTGAGTTTCATCCTCTCCAGTGCGGCCAAGCATAGCGTGGATGGCGAGTCCTTGTCTAGTGAACTGCAGCAGCTGGGGCTCCCCAAAG AGCACGCGGCCAGCCTGTGTCGCTGTTATGAGGAGAAGCAAAGCCCGCTACAGGAGCATCTGCGGGCCTGCAGCCTGCGTG GTGAGACTCAGCTGTCCCTGGAAGGGGAAGGGGCCTTCCCAGATCCCACCGGACTGCCACCCACCTGCTCACCTCTTCCCTCTGCAGAACTGAAGCAGGCTCAGACCCTGATGAGTTCCCTGGCCTGA
- the COMMD4 gene encoding COMM domain-containing protein 4 isoform X2 gives MRFRFCGDLDCPDWVLAEISTLAKISSVKLRLLCSQVLKELLGQGIDYEKILKLTADARFESGDVKATVAVLSFILSSAAKHSVDGESLSSELQQLGLPKEHAASLCRCYEEKQSPLQEHLRACSLRVNRLAGVGWRVDYTLSSSLLRAVAEPMVHLKLEVAAASGAAAQPVAMSLSADKFQVLLAELKQAQTLMSSLA, from the exons ATG AGGTTCCGGTTCTGTGGTGATCTGGACTGTCCTGACTGGGTCCTGGCGGAGATCAGCACGCTGGCCAAGATT TCCTCCGTGAAGCTGAGGTTGCTGTGTAGCCAGGTGCTGAAGGAGCTTCTGGGACAGGGGATTGAC TACGAGAAGATCCTGAAGCTCACCGCTGATGCCAGGTTTG AGTCGGGCGATGTCAAGGCCACGGTGGCAGTGCTGAGTTTCATCCTCTCCAGTGCGGCCAAGCATAGCGTGGATGGCGAGTCCTTGTCTAGTGAACTGCAGCAGCTGGGGCTCCCCAAAG AGCACGCGGCCAGCCTGTGTCGCTGTTATGAGGAGAAGCAAAGCCCGCTACAGGAGCATCTGCGGGCCTGCAGCCTGCGTG TGAACAGGCTGGCAGGTGTGGGCTGGCGGGTGGACTACACCCTGAGCTCCAGCTTGCTTCGGGCTGTGGCAGAGCCCATGGTGCACCTGAAGCTGGAGGTGGCAGCTGCCTCGGGTGCCGCAGCCCAGCCTGTGGCCATGTCGCTCTCAGCTGACAAGTTCCAGGTCCTCCTTGCAG AACTGAAGCAGGCTCAGACCCTGATGAGTTCCCTGGCCTGA
- the COMMD4 gene encoding COMM domain-containing protein 4 isoform X1: protein MRFRFCGDLDCPDWVLAEISTLAKISSVKLRLLCSQVLKELLGQGIDYEKILKLTADARFESGDVKATVAVLSFILSSAAKHSVDGESLSSELQQLGLPKEHAASLCRCYEEKQSPLQEHLRACSLRVNRLAGVGWRVDYTLSSSLLRAVAEPMVHLKLEVAAASGAAAQPVAMSLSADKFQVLLAGETQLSLEGEGAFPDPTGLPPTCSPLPSAELKQAQTLMSSLA, encoded by the exons ATG AGGTTCCGGTTCTGTGGTGATCTGGACTGTCCTGACTGGGTCCTGGCGGAGATCAGCACGCTGGCCAAGATT TCCTCCGTGAAGCTGAGGTTGCTGTGTAGCCAGGTGCTGAAGGAGCTTCTGGGACAGGGGATTGAC TACGAGAAGATCCTGAAGCTCACCGCTGATGCCAGGTTTG AGTCGGGCGATGTCAAGGCCACGGTGGCAGTGCTGAGTTTCATCCTCTCCAGTGCGGCCAAGCATAGCGTGGATGGCGAGTCCTTGTCTAGTGAACTGCAGCAGCTGGGGCTCCCCAAAG AGCACGCGGCCAGCCTGTGTCGCTGTTATGAGGAGAAGCAAAGCCCGCTACAGGAGCATCTGCGGGCCTGCAGCCTGCGTG TGAACAGGCTGGCAGGTGTGGGCTGGCGGGTGGACTACACCCTGAGCTCCAGCTTGCTTCGGGCTGTGGCAGAGCCCATGGTGCACCTGAAGCTGGAGGTGGCAGCTGCCTCGGGTGCCGCAGCCCAGCCTGTGGCCATGTCGCTCTCAGCTGACAAGTTCCAGGTCCTCCTTGCAGGTGAGACTCAGCTGTCCCTGGAAGGGGAAGGGGCCTTCCCAGATCCCACCGGACTGCCACCCACCTGCTCACCTCTTCCCTCTGCAGAACTGAAGCAGGCTCAGACCCTGATGAGTTCCCTGGCCTGA